ACGCCAGGATGATGAGAACCGGCAACCCGACGGTCAGGAGCGTGAGTATCGCACTGAGGTTCGAATGACCACTCCGTTGGTCCACCCAACGGTAGATCGGTCGCGTCGCATAGTAGAGGAAGAAACCGACGACGACCGCACCGACGAACGAGTACAGGACGTACGCTACCGCCACCGTTATCACCACACCGACGAGGATCCAGCCCACCGAATCGTGCCGGCCAGTCAGCGGAGACACCATCCGATTCAAACAACCTCCTGGACGGAACCCGCTAGTGGGGTCAGTGGTTGCTCCCACTCTCTGCCGTTGTCGAATACCACCCGATCGGATTGAGGGTGGGCCAATAGCCGGTGTAGACATCGGGCCTCACCGTTCACTCGGACCTCGCGATACCGGTTCTGACCAACCGGTGACGTAGCGAGCGACGGAGAGCCACCATCACCGGATCGAGTAGCGTCCCAGACGAGAACCCCCCGGCTGTAGCCGGAGGATGTCGGCTCTGTGCCGGCTGGCGTCGTCTCCTCGTTCAGGAGAACCAGGGGAGGAGGCCCTTCTCTATACATAGCTGGCTGTAGCCTTGACCACGTAGTAGTCGATCTGGAACTCCTGCTCGTCGAAGGTTGTAGCCCACTGCCACGTCTCGCCAGTATCGAGGCGCTCGTGGCTGCTCTGTTCGCTCGCCGAGTCCAACAGTTCGTCCTCGCTCTCGTTCCTATCGTGGAGGGTCACCTCGACCACTACGTTCTGGAGCGGGCGGTCGCCCGTGTTCCTCGCGTCGCCCGCCACTACGAGCCCTTTCTGGCCCGCCCGCTGGAACGTGAACCCGTCGATGATGAGTTCCTCGGACTCCTGTGGTGTGACTGTCCCGACCGGATCTTCGAAGGGGCCTGGATTCTCCGGCGCATTGCGCACGAGAGTTACCGAGACATCCGCCTCATCACCATCGGAGGCGGTACAGCCCGCGAGACTGACGGTTGCCGTTCCAACACCTACCGTCTGAATGAATTGTCTTCGCTTCATTGTATTTGATGCGCGGCCTGGTAGGCATCTGTATACTGCTGGATTTTTCGGTAAAGCAGGTAGCCGAAGCCCCCCACGTACAGTACCACAAAGACGAAGAAGGCGAGAAGTTGTGGGAGGCCGGTCACGGCCTGGATCAGCCCGCTGCCGATTCCCACTGTGGTGTTGTAGGTCGCGTGGATCACCGCGGCGATGATGAGCCCTTTCACGATTATCGGACCGCGGTTCCCAGGGTTGAACTTCGCCAACCCGAGGTAGTAGCCCGCGAACGACGAGTAGATGACGTGCCCGGGCCCGGCTAACGCGCGGGTCGCAGTGATATCACCGCCGATACCGATCAGGTCCAGACCCAGAGACAGCCCGCCGACCTCTCCGACGACCCGACTGATGTAGATGGCGTTCTCGATGGTAGCGAACCCCAGTCCGGCGACAGCGCCGTACACTGCGCCGTCGATAACGGCGGCGAACCGGGCGTCGTTGTACGCATAGAGCCGTACAGCGAGCAGTTTCACCGACTCCTCCACGGGACCCACGACGATGTAGAAAAACAGCACCATCCCGATACCACCGAGCGCCGCGAAACCCGGCTGAAGCAAGCTATTGAGAACGGCAGCGAACCCCGCGGTGAGTACGCCAAGGATGAAGGTAGCTGCGAGCAGCGATAGCGGTTCGCTGGTCGTTACATCACTGTACCAGACGTACCCCGCCAATGCCAGCGCGGGCAGGGCGGAGAGGAGCGTTAGTACGCCGAGTGAGGGATCGCTCAGAATACTGAGTCCACCGACGGCGAGGAATATCACTAGGGCGAGCAGGACCAGGAGAACCTGACCGGTCCGAACCGCCACCCAGTAGACCGCGACCGAGGCACTATCGAGGAGTGACCGCCGTTCCCACGATGCGATCCCGTAGAGGTCCTGCTCGTCGTCCGCGGCCTCGACAGGGTCCGTATCTTTTTCTGAGTCTTGCATGTGGTTTCTGTCAGAAAGTGGTTCGCTTTTTCAGCGAAGTAAAGAATGAACCTAGCAATCGATGCCTCACAGACCCTTAGTTAGGTATGAACTCTGGACGAGCGTCAAACCACAGTTTGTCTCAGTTAATCAACTGTGAGGCCTGGAGTGACAGAACGACGTTCTCATACTAACTACACGCTCTGTACGCACCTTTGGAAACGCTGCTGGCAGAACAAACCTCCGCTGGCGACAGAATGATTACTCGTAGACGGTAGGATGAGCTAGATATGTGCTCGAGGCCTTCTTCAAACGTCCGAAATCACGTGCGTAAGGTGGTGAACGATAGGCACATGTTTCTGACGGTGGCTTGTAGGACGAAGGTACCAAGCGCCCTACCGTCGAATTAGAGGGAGAACTGTTCCTTCGCCCGCTTCTTTCGGTGCCCTCAGAGGGTGTATTCGGTACGGGGATGGTCATTCCACCATCACTCAGGTGGCAGGTCACTTCTCTTCATCAAGCCACGCCTCCTTTGCGTCCTCGGCCGACTCACCGACCTTCCGACCACGGAAGCCGAATATCTCACCGTATCCCGACTGCGACATCAGGACCGGAACGAACGATTCGTCGGCGAGGAGAAACCCCTCCTCCGATTTTGCGTATGCTTCTCCCTCCTCAACTCGCTCGAAGTTCCGTGCGAGCAGTTCGTACGTTTCGTCCCCGGGCGGCTTCTCGATTTTGTCGAAAATCTCGAAGTAGTTCGTCACAGGAGCATGCATCGGAGGCTCCTCCGAGACCGCACCCTCGTTGTTGAGGAACGCCTGGATCAGCATCTCGGCTTTCGCGACCGAGTTCGGTTGCTGGACCTTCCCAGTCTCGATAGAGACGACCGGTCCAGTCGAACTGAACGCTCCGTCGACGACTGGCGTCTCATTGATAACATAGGCAATCGGGAGCTGTGAGACGATCTCAAGCGCGCGGGGCTTCCCCTCTGAGACGAATGCGACCGGCTCGGGGGTCGCATGGGTCGTATGGAAAGAGATGGTATCGCAGTCGGCCGTCTCCGCCACGAGTTGGGCGGCGAGGCGCCGCTCACGGTCGTTGGCTTTCGGGTCACCCGGGAACACCCTGTTCATGTCCACGTCGAGAAAGCGGCGATGCAAGATAGACGCCGGCGGATTCGCGACGATGAACTTTACGGCCCGCTCAAATTCGGGCGACGGCTTGAGGATACGCTGGATCGCGCGGGCGCCTGTCGGTTCGTCTCCGTGCATGTTGCAGACCACAGCGAGATCCGCGTCGCCCGGGCCGAATTCCACAACGTCAGGGGCAATATCCTGGTCGAACATGTAGTCGATAATAGACTCTACATGCGTAAAGTCCCCCCGCCAGTTGGATCGTTCAAAGCGGTGCCAACGATGAATACGCGCCCTGTATCTTGTACGCCAGTTTTATAATAAACTGGAGGTTTCAATAAATGCAACATTTACTGATTGGGATGTGGGATGCTTGGACGCCCAGCAGTACAACGCGCAAGCACTCTGACACCCAAGAAGACATTTGATGACTGATACTCCCTCACGCCGCCAGGTCGTTGCGACGATAGCCCAGGTTGGGCTGGTTGTTGGGAGCGGCTGTCTGACGCTCAGCCCCACAGTCACGATGGAGACGACCGAGTCGGCAATGGTCGAGCAACTCTCGGTGACCGAGCTCTGAGTCAGCAGGAGTGTCGCGACGACGGTGACGTTGACGCCGGCAGCAACCACGACGACTGGCGTCATGAAACTCGTCGTGTTCGCCGAACGTCGCAGTACGTTCGACTCGACGACGGTAGAGAGTGGGCAGAGGAGTGTGACGATGTATCTCCCCACAAAGCAGAACGCAACGCTCACCGCAGTGAGTGCAGTCAATGGGATTGTCGTGGAAAGACGTACGCTCGCTATCGGTGGGAACGAACTCTTCTAAACTCGAAGCTGCGGGTGCACTCTGTCGAGATGATAACGGTTGGACCAGTCAGTGCGCCACGGTTATAGACCCACAGGATTACACGTGCGTAGCCCGTAATACGAGTGATGGCCAACAGAAGTCCGGTGAAACGACTGAAACAGAATCGATGGATGACAGTGAATATCGCATCCATACTCGTGCAGGCCGGCTTCGCACTCTGGCGGGGGAACAAGAACCGCGCTGCACTCCTCCTCGGAACAGCAATGATCGCTTCTCGTTATCGGAGACTCTCGTACATTATACAGGGGGCGATCACAGCAAATGATATTCGCAAGAAGTTCACCGCCAGTCAGTAGTATTGACTGTCTTTCCCCGTTTCACATTGGAGAGGGACTCGAAGCAATTAGAAAGGGTACACGAAGGTATCCATAGCTGGTCCGGCCGGACTCTCACTGGTGTCTCGGTCTCCGCTTGGAAGCTGTTCTGGACTGTGTCGACGGGTGTGAGATTTACGAGAGCGCTTACTGGGGCTTGCAGACGAATCTGGGGTTCCGTGAGAACCTCGCTGCCAACGAGTGCGCTCGTGGATTCAATACGAGTCGGCACGTGAGCGGACGCCGTTAGGGCACGCCCATCGCGACCAGATTCGCGATTCCTAAGTGTCAGAGAATCGTGTGATGTACCGACAGGCAGTCAACAGCCTCCTGAACGAGATCGCGGAAACAGAGCAGTACAACAAGATCGCCTGTCTGGCGGCCGATCCGAAGCAGTTTCTGTTCACTGGTTCGTCCGAGAAGACGCATTACAGGTTCCTATACCCGCTGTAGTCCCACCTCCCACAGCCACCCGATTTAATATAGTAATATGTGATTTATAGATTCTCCATCTGCCAGAAATCGGTCGGGAGACCCTCTAGAAGGGCGGAGATCGGCGTTCCAGAATCGAGAGTAGATTGGGTATGATTAGTATAGTAATCACGACCACTTTACAGTACCCCGTCGCCGTCGAGGAAGCGCGAATGCTGCAAGCGCCTCACAACGGCGCTTCCCCGGGGGGTAGAGGCACCGAGACCGGGGCCGAAGAACGGTGGACAGCCGGTGGATGCCCGACCGACCGCTTTCGACGCCACTCGACGACAGCTTCGAGCGCTACCCCCAGGACAAGGGGAAAGGCCGCAGTGGCGATGGCGGGAACTACCGACGAAACGCTGCACACGAGCTCGAGCGGTTCGTCAAGTGGGCCGCCGGCGACCGCGGCGCCGACGACTGGACCGCGATCTTCCCCGACGACGTCGACAGCGAGCCGACCTTCGACGACCTCGATGAACACGTGTTCCGGGAGTACACCCGGCATCTCGGTGGATATCAAGGACTCAAGCAGAACACGGTACAAACCTATTTCTGCTATATCTCTGCGTGGTGCGGGTGGTGTGTCAACGAGGGCTATCTCGAGGCACATTACTTCGGATTCCCTGTCCGAACCACGCTTCCTTGAATATGTTCGGAGGACCACCCATGCGACTCGAGGCCATACGATGATCTATGCCCGGGTTCCCATCTCCGTTCGGAGGCGAGGACGGCGGTCTCTTTGATTCCGACGATGAGTTCGTCCCCGATAACGTCCCGACGCCAGGGCCGTTTCTCGACGGGCAAGACGTCCTCGCCGGGTCGGACCACGTCATGTTCCACAGATTGACGCATGAACTCTTCGAGGAGCGGAAGGTGTACGATATGACGTTCAACTACAACCTCGCACGGTTGAACCTCGATACACGCCATCCCGGCGCAGGCTATCGGTATGCGGTGGAGTCGTCCGATGCCGACGACGCCATCGACGCCGACGACATCGAGACCGTACTGCGAGCCGAATTCACCCCCACGACACCGTTCTGTCCGCAGACGCACACCCTGACAATCGGATCGTTCAGGGCCTGGAACGGCCTGTCGGATCGTCACGAGTACGACCTCGTTCGCGTCAGGGCAGCGCCAATGCACCACCAGAGTGAAACGATCAACGAACAGCTCGTGGAACTCGAAACGACGTTCCTCGAGGAGGGCGACCCCGAAGCAGCACCGACCGAAGCCCGCGAGGTCGGCTCGAACCCGATGGAGCGCGCGATGAAGGAAGAGGGGACCAGTCGCGGTCCCCAGGCACCGTTCTGAGACGGAGGCGAGTGTAGCGGTCCCCACATCGAGTCCAGTTGCACGACGCCGGGAACCACCTGGACATCCTCACGAGAAGTGCGATGGTACCGACGGCTAGGTGTGACCTCCTCCTCACCGTATACGGCGAGGCTTCCCGTCCCGCAGTTGGGATCGATCAGTGCCGTCAGATGGGGCAGGACTCCGATGGCTGTCGCTTCGCGTGGCGAATTCAGCAGAACATAGCAGGGACGTGTATTGGACGACAGGTCGCGAAGCTGGTTTCATGAGTGCCGACCTATACGAAGACGCGGGAGTTCGATGCGAGGCCGGTGCCAGCGCGACGGACTAGCCGCTCAGTCATCGCCTTCCTCCCCACCGTCCAGGATGGCGGGGATCCGTTGCTCCGCGAACCACTGCCACTCCCGGCCGACCGAGTCCTCCGCTTCGATGTTCCATGGATCGCCAGTCGTTACACGGGGTCCCTCGAGCCACGAGACGACGAGATTCCAGACGAAGATGATCTGGCCGACCGCGAGGACGAACGCGCCCACCGTCGCGAGCATGTGGAGATCGGTGAAGTACGAGAGCGGTCCTACCGTCACGTCGTAGGCGGCGTAGCGGCGGGGCATTCCACCGTAGCCGAGCATCACCATCGGGAAGAACGTGAGGTTCGTCCCAACCATACTGAGCCAGAAGTGGATGGCCGCGAGCCGACGCTGGTACCATCGCCCCGTGAACAGGGGGAACCAGTAGTAGACGGCTGCGAAGACGGCGAAGGCGATGCCGCCCATGATGACGTAGTGGAAGTGCGCGACGACGTGGTAGGTGTCGTGGAGGACGAGGTCGACGGGGATGGACGCCTCGAACACGCCGGTCACCCCGCCGATGATGAAGTTCGCGATGAACCCGATACAGAACAGCATCGGTGCCCGAAGCCGGATCTTCCCGTTCCACATCGTCGCGATCCAGTTGAACGTCTTCACCGCCGAGGGCACCGCAATAGCGATCGAGACGGCCATGAACGACGCCCGCAGTCGCGGGTCGATGCCGCTCGCGAACATGTGGTGGGCCCAGACGCCGAAGCTGAGCACGCCGAGCGCGAGCGTAGAGTAGACGACGAATTTGAACCCGAACAGCTTCCGGCCCGTGAACTTCGGCAGGATGTAGCTGACGAGCCCCATCGGTGGGAGGACGAGGATGTACACCTCCGGGTGTCCGAAGAACCAGAACAGGTGCTGCCAGAGGATCGGTGAACCACCCTCGACGGTGAAGAAGGTCGTCCCGACGTTCCGGTCGAGCAGGAGCATGACCAGCGCGCTCCCGAGCAGTGGGAACGCGAAGAGGATCTGTGCGGACTGGACGAGCACCGTCCACGAGAACATGTCGAGCGTCGCCCAGCCCGTCTCCTCGTCCCGCTCCGTGAAGATGGTCGCGATGAAGTTGATCGCCCCCATCGTCGCGCTCACACCGGTCAGGTGGAGTCCAAGCGCCATCAGGTCGACACCAGGGTTCGACTGCTCGATGGACAGGGGGGCATACATCGTCCAGGCAGTCTGGGCACCCTCGATTCCCTCGATGAACGGGCCCATCAGTAGACCGCCCCAGATGAGCAGGGCACCGGGCGGCAGCAACCAGAACGCGATGGCGTTGATCCGCGGGAAAGCCATGTCGTCTGCCCCGATGAGCAGCGGCAGGAGGTAGTTCGAGAACGCAGCGAGGATCGGGGTCCCGAACAGGAACAGCATCGTCACGCCATGGCTGGTCAGGAGTGCGTTGTAGAGACCGTAGCTGAGGACGTCGACCGGTGGGGTGAGGAGTTCGACCCGCATCAGCAGCACTGCAATCCCGCCCCAGGCGAACGACAGCACAGCGAACAGTCCGTACAGGAGCCCGATATCCTTGTGGTCCACCGTCGTCAGCCAGCGGACGAGCCCATCCGGTTTCTCCACGTGTGTGGGCTCCTCACCGTCGGTCCCGTATACACCGCCGGCCAGCGCGTACGACTGCCAGTTTGCGCGCCGCGAGATGACGCCGAGGGCCCCAAACAGTATGACGGCTGTGACAACCGTGAGAAGGAGTTCACTTCCGTATGCCATTGGAGGCCCGTTTCCGACAGATACCCAAGGCCGTTGTCGGGAATATGTTCGCGACGAGCCCCCACCGGATGGGTTCAACAGTACCAGTCAGAAACCGAGGACCCGATCACGTCAGTTCCCGGAACGGTCAGAGCGGTTCCCAGTCTCGCGGTGAGTCGTTCAGCCGCTCGTGACTGGTTTCGGTGACGACGACGAGATCCTCGATACGGACACCGAACTCTCCCTCCAGATAGACGCCGGGCTCGACCGAGAACACCATTCCGGGTTCGAGCTCTCTATCGTTTCCCGCAACGATGTACGGTGGTTCGTGCACCTCCAGCCCGACGCCGTGGCCGGTGCGGTGGACGAACTGCTCGCCGTAGCCAGCCTCCTCGATGACCTCGCGGGCGGCCGCGTCTATGGCCGCGGCGGTGACGCCGGGTTCGACGGCGTCGACGGCGGCGTTGTGGGCTTCGCGAACGACGTCGTGGACTTCGTCGAACCCGTCGGGTGGGTCGCCCGCCAAGACGACGGTCCGGGTCTGGTCGCTCGGGTAGCCGTCGACGCGGGTGCCGAAGTCCAGCACGACGGGGTCGCCGGCCTGTATCTCGCGGTCGCCGTGGCGGTGGTGTGGCTGCGCGCCGTTCGGACCGCTCCCGACGATCACCTCGAAGGAGACGCCGTCCCCGCCGAACTCGGCGAGCTGGGCTTCGATCTCCTGGGCGAGCTCGGTCTCGGTGAAGCCGACGGCCTCGTCGCCCAGCCGACGGACTGCCATCACGGCCCGGTCGGCTACCTCGCCGGCCGCCCGGAGCGCGTCGAGTTCGTTCTCGTCCTTCCGGATGCGCAACGGTGCGAGCACGTCGCTCGCGAGGCCGAACGAGGCGTCGGGCAGGACCGCCCGGAGGTCCTGGCTGAAGCGGGCCCACATGCGGTCGTCGACGAGGAGACTGCCGCCGTGGAGGTCGCGCTCGTCGGCGACCTCCCGGACGAGTGCGAGCGGGTCGTCGCCGTCGTCCCAGACGCGAACGTCGTCGACGACCGACCCGCCGAGGATCTGGGACTCGTACATCGCCGGCGCGACGAAGACGGGCTCCTCGTCGGGTGTGACGAACAGGAGCAGGTGTCGCTCCATCGGCTCGTCGGTGAACCCCGAGAGGTAGCCCATGTCGACGCTCGGGAACAGGACGGCCGCGTCGGCTCCCTCGCTGGCGAGGGCTTCCTGGCAGGCGGCGATTCGCTCGCGGTGGCTCACGGCTCCGACTCCTCCGTCCAGACGTCGGCGTTCTCGTAGTCGTCCGCGATGCCCCATCGCGCGATCTCGTCGACGGGCGGCGACTCGTAACCGCCGCGCTTGCTGTGGGTCCAGCCGAGGTCGGCGAGTTCGGCGAGCAGCTCGGCGAACTTGAACGGGGCCGTCACCGCGTCGAGCACGGGGACGCCGAGGTCGTCCTGCAGCTCCTCGTAGAAGCCGTACTCGGCGGTGCAGCCGAGGATGACGACCTCCGCGTGGTCCTCCTCGACGGCGGCCGTCGCGGCCTCGCGGAGCCGTCGCTCGGTCCGGTCGGGGTCGTCCTGGAAGTCGAGCACGCCGAGGTCGACCGGCCGGAACGAGGCGAGGTGGTCGCCGAAGCCGTACTGCCGGACGCGGTCGCGCATCTGTGGCACCCACTTCTGTCTGCCGACGACGACGGAGAACGAGTCGCCGAGCGTCGTCGCGAGGTGGGTGGTCGCCTCGGCGGGGCCGACGACCGGCATCGACTCGCTCACCTCGCGGGCCTCCTCCAGCGCGAGGTCGTAGAAGCAGCCGATGACGGTCGCATCGTACCCCTCGTTCTCGGCGCGCTTGACCCGGTGGAGCACGTCGGGCGTGACGAGCGACTCGTAGTAGTGGTACTCGACGTGGTGTGGGCCGCGGTCGAGTGCAGTCACGTCGACGGTCGTCTCCGGCCGGGCCGCCTCGGCGAGGATGTCGCCG
This portion of the Haloarchaeobius salinus genome encodes:
- a CDS encoding FxLYD domain-containing protein, producing MKRRQFIQTVGVGTATVSLAGCTASDGDEADVSVTLVRNAPENPGPFEDPVGTVTPQESEELIIDGFTFQRAGQKGLVVAGDARNTGDRPLQNVVVEVTLHDRNESEDELLDSASEQSSHERLDTGETWQWATTFDEQEFQIDYYVVKATASYV
- a CDS encoding PrsW family intramembrane metalloprotease; this encodes MQDSEKDTDPVEAADDEQDLYGIASWERRSLLDSASVAVYWVAVRTGQVLLVLLALVIFLAVGGLSILSDPSLGVLTLLSALPALALAGYVWYSDVTTSEPLSLLAATFILGVLTAGFAAVLNSLLQPGFAALGGIGMVLFFYIVVGPVEESVKLLAVRLYAYNDARFAAVIDGAVYGAVAGLGFATIENAIYISRVVGEVGGLSLGLDLIGIGGDITATRALAGPGHVIYSSFAGYYLGLAKFNPGNRGPIIVKGLIIAAVIHATYNTTVGIGSGLIQAVTGLPQLLAFFVFVVLYVGGFGYLLYRKIQQYTDAYQAAHQIQ
- a CDS encoding succinylglutamate desuccinylase/aspartoacylase domain-containing protein; its protein translation is MFDQDIAPDVVEFGPGDADLAVVCNMHGDEPTGARAIQRILKPSPEFERAVKFIVANPPASILHRRFLDVDMNRVFPGDPKANDRERRLAAQLVAETADCDTISFHTTHATPEPVAFVSEGKPRALEIVSQLPIAYVINETPVVDGAFSSTGPVVSIETGKVQQPNSVAKAEMLIQAFLNNEGAVSEEPPMHAPVTNYFEIFDKIEKPPGDETYELLARNFERVEEGEAYAKSEEGFLLADESFVPVLMSQSGYGEIFGFRGRKVGESAEDAKEAWLDEEK
- a CDS encoding cbb3-type cytochrome c oxidase subunit I; the protein is MAYGSELLLTVVTAVILFGALGVISRRANWQSYALAGGVYGTDGEEPTHVEKPDGLVRWLTTVDHKDIGLLYGLFAVLSFAWGGIAVLLMRVELLTPPVDVLSYGLYNALLTSHGVTMLFLFGTPILAAFSNYLLPLLIGADDMAFPRINAIAFWLLPPGALLIWGGLLMGPFIEGIEGAQTAWTMYAPLSIEQSNPGVDLMALGLHLTGVSATMGAINFIATIFTERDEETGWATLDMFSWTVLVQSAQILFAFPLLGSALVMLLLDRNVGTTFFTVEGGSPILWQHLFWFFGHPEVYILVLPPMGLVSYILPKFTGRKLFGFKFVVYSTLALGVLSFGVWAHHMFASGIDPRLRASFMAVSIAIAVPSAVKTFNWIATMWNGKIRLRAPMLFCIGFIANFIIGGVTGVFEASIPVDLVLHDTYHVVAHFHYVIMGGIAFAVFAAVYYWFPLFTGRWYQRRLAAIHFWLSMVGTNLTFFPMVMLGYGGMPRRYAAYDVTVGPLSYFTDLHMLATVGAFVLAVGQIIFVWNLVVSWLEGPRVTTGDPWNIEAEDSVGREWQWFAEQRIPAILDGGEEGDD
- a CDS encoding M24 family metallopeptidase, whose product is MSHRERIAACQEALASEGADAAVLFPSVDMGYLSGFTDEPMERHLLLFVTPDEEPVFVAPAMYESQILGGSVVDDVRVWDDGDDPLALVREVADERDLHGGSLLVDDRMWARFSQDLRAVLPDASFGLASDVLAPLRIRKDENELDALRAAGEVADRAVMAVRRLGDEAVGFTETELAQEIEAQLAEFGGDGVSFEVIVGSGPNGAQPHHRHGDREIQAGDPVVLDFGTRVDGYPSDQTRTVVLAGDPPDGFDEVHDVVREAHNAAVDAVEPGVTAAAIDAAAREVIEEAGYGEQFVHRTGHGVGLEVHEPPYIVAGNDRELEPGMVFSVEPGVYLEGEFGVRIEDLVVVTETSHERLNDSPRDWEPL
- a CDS encoding aspartate/glutamate racemase family protein, producing MTDILWIDPVGHADFSGDIGDILAEAARPETTVDVTALDRGPHHVEYHYYESLVTPDVLHRVKRAENEGYDATVIGCFYDLALEEAREVSESMPVVGPAEATTHLATTLGDSFSVVVGRQKWVPQMRDRVRQYGFGDHLASFRPVDLGVLDFQDDPDRTERRLREAATAAVEEDHAEVVILGCTAEYGFYEELQDDLGVPVLDAVTAPFKFAELLAELADLGWTHSKRGGYESPPVDEIARWGIADDYENADVWTEESEP